The DNA window tacactgtcccatcaaacactcccagagcaggtacagcacgggttagatacagagaaaagctccctctacactgtcccatcaaacactcccagggcaggtacagggttagatacagagtaaagctccctctacactgtcacatcaaacactcccagggcaggtacagggttagatacagagtaaagctccctctacactgtcgcatcaaactctcccagggcaggtacagggttagatacagagtaaagctccctctacactgtcccatcaaacactcccagggcaggtgcagggttagattcagagtaaagctccctctacactgtcccatcaaacactcccagggcaggtacagggttagatacagagtaaagctccctctacactgtcccatcaaacactcccagggcaggtacagggttggatacagagtaaagctccctctacactgtcccatcaaacactcccagggtcaggtacaggattagatacagggtaaagctccctctacactgtcccatcaaacactcccagggcaggtacagggttagatacagagtaaagctccctctacactgtcccatcaaacactcccagggcaggtacagcacgggttagatacagagtaaagctccctctacactgtcccatcaaacactcccagggcaggtacagggttagatacagagtaaagctccctccacactgtcccatcaaacactcccaggacaggtgtagggttagatacagagtaaagctccctctgcactgtcccatcaaacactcccagggcaggtacagggttagatacagagtaaagctccctctacactgtcccatcaaacactcccaggacaggtacagggttagatacagagtaaagctccctctacactgtcccatcaaacactcccagggcaggtacaggattagatgcagagtaaagctccctctacactgtcccatcaaacactcccagggcaggtacagggttagatacagagtaaagctccctctgcactgtcacatcaaacactcccagggcaggtacagggttagatacagagtaaagctccctctacactgtcacatcaaacactcccagggcaggtacagggttagatacagagtaaagctccctctacactgtcccatcaaacattcccagggcaggtgcagggttagattcagagtaaagctccctctacactgtcccatcaaacactcccagggcaggtacagggttagatacagagtaaagctccctctccactgtcccatcaaacactcccagggcaggtacagggttagatacagagtaaagctccctctacactgtcccatcaaacactcccagggtcaggtacagggttagatacagagtgcagctcccactgcactgtcccatcaaacactcccagggcaggtgcagggttagatacagagtaaagctccctctacactgtcccatcaaacactcccagggtcaggtacagggttagatagagtaaagctccctctgcactgtcccatcaaacactcccagggtcaggtacagggttagatacagagtaaagctccctcttcactgtcccatcaaacactcccagggtcaggtacagggttagatacagagtgcagctcccactgcactgtcccatcaaacactcccagggcaggtccagggttagatacagagtaaagctccctctacactgtcccatcaaacactcccagggtcaggtacagggttagatacagagtaaagctccctctgcactgtcccatcaaacactcccagggtcaggtacagggttagatacagagtaaagctccctccacactgtcccatcaaacactcccagggcaggtgcagggttagatacagagtacagctcccactgcactgtcccatcaaccaaTCCTGGTCCGACACACAGTGAGAACAGTTACAGGCGGAGTTACTGCTGTTGGATCCTCCTGGCCCAAGATTAAATCAAAGGCCCACATTTAATCCACTGCATCACCAATTATCTGAAACCCGAACACGATTTGCTTCCAACGATAGCTGAGACCTGGTCATTTGAGAGAATTCCTCAGACTCCCAGTGACATACAGAATGCTGGAAACTCAGCCTTTTCTGTTCTGCCAACGTGAATTGTTTTAAAAAGATGAAGAGTCAGTCTGTCTCCCAGACGCATTGTCAAGTTTCTCTGTAGAGTGTGTAAAAATACAGCTTGCACAAAGAGCGGAGTGTCATGACAGGACAaacacaggagcaggtcagacacacacttccagcagcaGTAAATCCTGAGCAAAATCATTCCTTTGTACATTTTAAATGGAGAGCTACCTGGCTTTGATGCAATTTCTGTTTAGATTGGTGTAGCCATAGATGAAAGTCCCAGAAGAGTCATCCTCATCTGCAGAATATCAGTAATAAGGGTAAAAGAAAGAGTGAAAAGGTTAGCAGGAGAATCCAAACTGTGGCAATAGTTCGAAGATCAATATTTTGTGCTCGTGTAACTATGCAGTGCAATAGATTCATAATCACGTGTACAAGAGTGAACGATGCGAGGACAGAGTCAGCGAGGGGAGCTCAGAATCTTGGGAGGTTTAAACTCTTGTGGTTTTTCAGTGAGAAGTTCCTGTCCTGTGATGTGTggggtctcctcctcctcccaccgccccccactcAATCCAGCTGCACCCAGTGAAATTCGGACACCTCAATTGTGTAATTGTCAGATgtgtccccctccttctcctcctcctcctcctcctctcccccacccgttggaagccaatcacccagggagagaggaagctGGAGACAGGCTTTCCCTCAGTCGCCTTCTCAAGGGAAACAGCACAGAATAGACAGAAAGCAGCGGTCAATGGCAGAATTCAACTGACACAAAGCAATATTACAGGTGGGCCTGTTAAGGGCTCGGAGCCAGTTCGGGTCGGGGGTAGATGGGAGGATTAGTAAGAAATTGACACAAAAGCCAAAACATCGAACTAAAACTGGCCACTGACCTTTCTCCCAATCTTCCTCGGGTGGAGGACACTGCCAAGTGCTTTGAGGGATATCACAGGGTTTTCTCTGAGcactgctgactgaaataagacagACCGTTACTGGGACATACAAAGTGAAAGGTGTGACCATTACCCCACCACAATCTTTAAGAGATGTTCTATCGTCACGTCACACGTAAATGGCAGGCAGTCGTATCACAGGGACTCTTCAGGAGTCCCAGTCTGTTCTGAGTTAACTGGTCTCAGCCAGAACACTGACAAATAGCTtcggtgtgagtgtgggagagagagagagagagagagatcagcccgggttcctgctcccgatcactaacCAGCGACCCTTGCTGAAAATGGTGGACATTGGCTGAGCACGGGATTTCACTGGCTGTAATGCCCTTCACGGTCAAATAGCCTCCTGTAACTTGAGTGAAGTATCAGAGGATTGGGTTTGCTCATTGAACTGTTCCCCAGGAAGAGCCACCTCCGCAAAAATCATCGTTTGGGCCACTGCCCTGGCCCACAGATCTGTCGCCGACTGCTTCATCTACACTCAACTTTACTTCATTCAAGTTATCTCATGCACCAAGTTTAAAAAGAAGAATGCCAAATGACCTGTGCGATTTATGCTGCTTAATTCAAATACAAGATCATTCCAATTTCTTTAGCACACAAAACCACTTTGAACAATCAGCAGATTGCATTGGCCTGCACCTAATCTCGAGCAGGAGTCAAAAGGTTGGTGGGATAAGGCCCGCTccagactcgagcacataatctacactgacactccagtgtagtactgcgGGAGCTGCATTATCTAATGGAGggcacagacagcgcggcctcccagtccttcttgtcgtctatcacggaggttctagacgacagcaagcgggagagtctggatcacccgctaactctggacgaactgacaaaggccgtccgatccttcgagaagagtaagactcccggaagcgacggcttaccggtggagttgtactcggctctgtgggactggataggcccagacctgctggaagtgtacgggggtatgctcctggcaggcagcatgtcagactccatgaggagtgggcgtgcaccaaaaactgggaggagcgtatctccaaggttaagcagaaactgggactgtgggatcgatgatccctctcgatcgtgggcaagaacctggtcatcaggtgcgaggtgctctcggtgttgctgtacgtggcgcaggtctggcccatacctcgctcctgcgccgcgacagtcacctgagccatcttccactttgtctggagatcaaaaatggaccatgtccgcagggtcacgatgtacaaatctccagagaaaggggggaaaggcgtgcccaacgtggccctcatcctgatggccacctttgtgtgcggctgcatcaagctgtgcatagaccctcagtacgcaaacacaaagtgtcactacgtgctgaggttctacctgtccccggtgttgagaaggatgggcctggccacgctgccacggaacactccgtccagttggaccgttccgccccacctgtccttcgtggaaaggtttgtgcagaaaaacacctttgaccacaaggcgatcagcaagtggtccgcacgtaacgtcctcgagaccctgcgggaaaaggagatggtggatcctgtcggttggttccccgagcagactatcaatgtcatttggcagaacgcctcatcgccagagctttcaaacaagcaccaagacctagcttggctggtggtgagaaaggcccttcccgtcagatccttcatgcactcccggactctcagtgccaccgcgcgctgtcccagaggaggctgcggtggagacgagaccgtcacccatctccttctggaatgtgcctttgcaaagaaggtctggagagagatgcagtggtatctgtccaggttcgtcccgagcagttccgtaacacaggattctgtcctctacgggctgttcccggggacgcacactgagacggacatcagctgctgctggaagaccatcaactcggtgaaagacgccctttggtctgcccgaaacttgctggtcttccagtgcaaggagctgtcctcgaccgagtgttgcagactggcacattccaaggtccaggaccacGTGCTCAGGGacacactgaagctgggtgcggccgccgcaaaggctctgtggggaaaggcaaccgtttagagccttcccgccattgtaaaccgaggggctgcaatcagggaaaaaccccctcgggcagaatgtaaaattcaagttgctgtaatgtacctgtaatgaatctgaaatggaccagaaatgaatctgtgaGCAATAAtccgtgttgagtatgatgcaatgagacaccctagagtgtcatgaactgcaatgatgtccaatgttttcattgtactgcacttaacgtaacctgcaaattgtataatctgtattgtgtacatttggaaagtgatatgacaaatgtattgtatgtactgctgcaaattttatgaataaagtatattttttgaaaaaaaaatctaatggagGGGACATTAAACCCAGACCTCATCTGCCTCCGTTGATGTTTCAGGTGGACGCAGAAGATCCCACAGTaagtactatttgaagagcagggggttcTCCAGGTATCGTgaccaacatttttccctcaaccaacaccaaaataaGATTAAATGCTCATTTATCTTGCTTGCTGTgtataaaatggctgccatgtctgcctacataacaacaactaCATtgatcatggaaaggttacatcacggaaggtggccattcagcccatcgagtccgtgccggctctatgcaagagcaatccaactagtcccactcccccgccctatccccgtagccctgcaaaattttttcctttcaagtacttatccagttcccttttgaaggccatgattgaatctgcctccaccaccccctcgggcagtgcattccagatcctaaccactcgctgtgtaagaaagtttttcctcatgtcacctttggttcttgtgccaatcaccttaaatctatgtcctctggttcttgacccttccaccaatgggaacagtttctctctatctactctgtctaaacccttcatgattttgaatactatcaaatctcctcgcaaccatctctgttccaaggagaacaaccccagcttctccagtctatccacgtaactaaagtccctcatccctggaataattccagtaaatctcttctgcaccctctctaaggccttcacatctttcctaaagtgcggtgcccagaactggacacaatattccagttgtggccgaaccagtgttttataaaggttcatcataacttccttggctCAGGAGACGTTGATATACGAGTGCCTAAGAGCAGAGCACCCTCATCCACCACTTACATCCTCTGAATCAGAGGACTCCAAAAGTGTTACCCAGGTCAGCAAGATAAGAGTGCATCAGGTGAAGCAGAGACTGACCCCCCCCCGTGTGGTGCAGTGGGGGTGACCAGTGCTGACAACGGAAGCTACTTTCAGGCAGCTGGCCCTTCTGGAAAAAAAGGCCATAATCAAAGTTTCTATGCGTTGAAGCAAAGTGAAAACATGGGATATCAAATCATCGCCCCTGTGCTGGTGCTGTCCCTTCCCCGTCCCCTTTCAATCCTTAAAAGCTGCCGACAGTCAGACAAAGCTTCCACAAATGAGAATTTGAGGGGGCGATGAGGGGGAGTGTTGAGCTATGGCTGAAAGTTGAGCTTCGTCCAAGAAATGTGGAAACCATTTTGCAACATTACAGTTGTAGTGTAAACGCAGCCTAACATAGCAATTAATCTGTAGATACACAGATTCTAGTGTCGCGATCGTGCCAGATTTATTAATATCCTAGCCCTATAAAATGTACCGCAGTTTCACATACAAGATCCCATACTTAAACGTCCCGACAGCACAGTATGTAGAATAGCATCTCTTTTCTTACCAAAATCTTCCTCAATAACCTTCTTGTCTACACAATTAGTGATATGGTGATTCATCTCCGCTTTCGGGATCCGGTGTCTTGCATTGAAAGGACAGGACTCCAAATTCCGAGCTTTATCAGGAAAATTCTGAAGGTAAAAAGCCATAGCAGAAATAACAGGTCAAAATGTTCATTTCGGACCATTTATCTATCGATATACATAATTCAAAATCTTGCATTTACACACACTTCCCGATCACAAACCTTACTTGGTGAGTCGCTATTTTGTCAACTTTTAAGattgaagacaggtacaaaatatttgtttaacatctctgccgtttccttattccccattataatttctcctgtctcagcctctaagggaccaatgtttactttttacatacttgtagaagctcttacaatctgtttttatatttcttgctagtttactctcatattttattttctcccttttcatcaattttttggtcctcctttgctggtttctaaaactctcccaatccccaggcttattactcttcttggcaacattataaacctcttcttttaatctaatacaatccttaacttctatagttagccacgggtggatcacttttcccgtaaagtttttatttctcaatggaatgtatattcgttgagaatattgacatatttcgtttgtgtgtgtgtgaataaaaTGAAGGATTGTATTGATAACACACCTGTTGTGGCTTTTGTTGTTATTTTGAGTTCTAAAAgctctataaacttcagaaagtgtGCTAagcagagacagcgagagaggcttTTCTCATTCTAGTTTcagtctttcaaaaaaaaatgaattgatttTTGAAATCAAACAGAAAGTCTCAGATTATCAACTGTTGAAAATGTGAACATTCTAATTAccgatgagagagacagagggatataGAACCAATCACAAAACCCCAACATTAATGTTTCCAGAGAGCTCTTCGAAAGTGACAAACGCTCCCCCACCCAGTGCTGTTAGACCCCCACCCTCCGCTCCCCACTCTTCTCCATCCCTCCCCTTCCCACTAAAACACATCAGGAACCCACCAGTCAACCGCCATGTTCCATTCCCCCTTTCTGCTAAACCCAGGCTCCCCTTTCAGTGACATCAGACACAAGTATTCCCCCCGGAcgggcagtgccgagggagcgccgtgcCCCCGGAcgggcagtgccgagggagcgccgtgcCCCCGGAcgggcagtgccgagggagcgccgtgcCCCCGGAcgggcagtgccgagggagcgccgtgcCCCCGGAcgggcagtgccgagggagcgccgtgcCCCCGGAcgggcagtgccgagggagcgccgtgcCCCCGGAcgggcagtgccgagggagcgccgtgcCCCCGGAcgggcagtgccgagggagcgccgtgcCCCCGGAcgggcagtgccgagggagcgccgtgcCCCCGGAcgggcagtgccgagggagcgccgtgcCCCCGGAcgggcagtgccgagggagcgccgtgcCCCCGGAcgggcagtgccgagggagcgccgtgcCCCCGGAcgggcagtgccgagggagcgccgtacCCCCGGAcgggcagtgccgagggagcgccgtgtCCCCGGAcgggcagtgccgagggagcgccgtgcCCCCGGAcgggcagtgccgagggagcgctgcactgttggaggtgctgtctttcaggtaagacattaaaccgagtcccatctgctctctcaggtggaaataaaaggtcccaaagcactatttgaagatgagcaggggagtttctcccctgtgtcctggccaatccctcaaccaacatcactaaaaataggtgATCTGATCAttgtctcaatgctgtttgtgggatcttgctgagcgcaaattggctgccgtgtttcttacaacagtgactgcacttcaaaggtacttcattggctgttactttgggacatcctgaggtcatgaaaggcgctatataaatgcaagtctttccttcttatgGAATTACTGGAGTTCAGGAGGTTGTGAGGCTGATTCCTGAGGGCTGAGCTGTGAAGAAAGGTTGTCCAGCCCAGGACTCTAGTTCCTTGAGAAGAGGAAGATGAGGGGGAATTTGGAGAGGTTGTTAAGATTTTCACAGGCATGGAGAAATCAGTTCAAGGAAAGTTCTGGGCAGGCACAGGATTCGACAACTAGGGCACACAGTTTAAAATTAAAGGAGTCAATGGAAAGTAGAAAATCAAGACAAGTTTTATTTTAGtaagtagatgaaaacataaaattacaaagcgatattgatagattaggtgaatgggcaaaactgtggcaaatggaattcaatgtagacaaatgtgaggtcatccactttggatcaaaaaaggatagaacagggcactttctaaatggtaaaaagttaaaaactgtggatgtccaaagggacttaggggttcaggtacatagatcattgaagtgtcatgaacaggtgcagaaaataatcaagaaggctaatggattgctggcctttatatctagaggactggagtacaagggggcagaagttatgctgcagctatacaaaaccctggttagaccgcacctggagtactgtgagcagttctgggcaccgcaccttcggaagaacatattggccttggagggagtgcagcgtaggtttactagaatgatacccggacttcaagggttaagttacgaggagagattacacaaattggggctgtattctctggagtttcgaaggttaaggggtgatctgatcgaagtttataagatattaaggggaacagatagggtggatggagagaaactatttccgctggttggggattctaggagtagggggcacagtctaaaaattagagccagacctttcaggagcgagattagaaaacatttctacacacaaagggtggtagaagtttggaactctcttccgcaaacggcaattgatactagctcaattgctaaatttaaatgtgagatagatagctttttggcaatcaaaggtattaagggatatgggccaaaggcaggtatatggagttagatcacagatcagccatgatcttatcaaatggtggagcaggcacgaggggctgaatggcctcctcctgttcctatgattctgATCTCATCTTGGCCTCAGAAACCATGACTCCCAGATACCCTCGTGTCCAACAGTGCTCAAACAATCTCTCTCATAGTGCCAGCTAACTCCAGCAGTGTGCAGGAGGGTTCTCTGAAAAAACAATGTAAGTAATGTCTCttttctctgttttgtgttctttaTCCTATGCTTACCGACTATCCCTTCAAAAATCACCAGTAATATAACGGGTTGTTTCAAAACACAAAGAGCGCACAGAAGGCTAAGATTCATGggagaaacaagattaatggaaGTTCAGACCCAGAAAATTGATAGAAATCTTAAAAGATTATCTAAAATCAGACATTTTTAATACACTGAGACAAAGGTCATTTGAAACCAGTCCTAATAGCAGCTGAGGGGCATATTTCTGTGAATCAGGTTAATGGGCACTAtgtctcgcaccaagtcccattcacccatcacccctgtgctcgctgacctacattgtctcccgttccgggaacgcctcgattttaaattctcatccttgttttcgaatccctccatgaccctcgccatctccgtaaccctcctccagccccacaaccctccgagatctctgcgctcctccaattctggcctcttgcgcaccccctgattttaatcgttccaccactggcggccgtgccttcagctgcctgggccctaagctctggaattccctcccgaaacctctctgcttctctgcttctctcttcctttaagacgctccctaaaacttacctctttgatcaagcctgCCCTGATGTCCGCTTCTTTGGCTggttgtcaaatttttgtctgatcacatgcctgtgaagtgccttaggacatatgaccacatgaaaagcactatataaatgcaagttgatgttgtatgTTGTAGACTATTCCAGAATGAAAGTTGTAAACCTGCGATCTTACCTTCCTGCATTTCACCAGGTGGTAGGGAAATCTGCAAGCTCGAATGTGATGATTCTTGTCATAGGGACACTGCAGGAGATCTTCGGATCAAGGTAACTCATTCTGAAAACTACAAAACACAATTACCTGGTGGAAACAAGGAAAAGGATTCTATGGGCTCACCCTGAGTCAAGGGCACTCACTGTACAATCACTGCATCCAATTGTCAGCCCAGTCAGAATTTCTTGAGGGAAACGAACCTACTTTTGATGGACGAGCATTCCCCTGCTGGGTATTCAAAGAATTGGTATTTTGAAATTATGACTTGATTTAAAACCAAGTGCAGCCGTTCCAATGGTTGAATGTTTTTGAAAAGGTCCCTGGTTTGATCCTCAGCTTGTGTGGAATTCGTTGATCTCGAGTCTGGGCAGCACGGGGGAACGTTATGGGGTGGTCTCAGTGTCTGCAAGATGGGGTGGAGGACAATAAGTCAGTGTTCCTGTTTCTGATCAGTCTCCTGCTGCAGATTGGTAAATTCAATGAGCAGGAAACAACCTGTGGGTCAGAGAGTGTGGGGAAATACTGGactgggagctgaggagaaaacaGTCCACACTCCTCCTCAggcgatggagagagggagggtgaggtctCCCACAGTGAACAGCCAACTGTCCCTCAGCAATGGAGGGGTGATGCTTTCCACAGTGGAACAACCCAATGTCTCTCTGAGAGAGGTTGACGGAAAAGGCGGGAGGTCTGTTTGAACTGAAGGGGGCCCAGGTCTCAACTTGTAAAACACACGAGAGTCGGAGGACGGGGCTGTTTTAACACCGCAAAATGGGAttgaacctcctcccctccctctcccctctcctccacttccctaatcctctcctctcactgtttctatctcactccctcctttTTCCGCTCCGCTCACGTTTTACTCCGACTTCCCCCAACGACCACCGCTCCTCCCGCCTCAGGCCCACTCCGCACATGCGCAGCTccaaccgcccctccccccaaacacctccccctcccccctccccctcccccctccccccaaacacctccccctccccctcccccccaaacacctccccctccccctcccccccaaacacctcccccccccctccccccccccccaacacctccccctcccctcccccccaaacacctccccctcccccccccaccccccaaacacctcccccaccccaccccaccccccaacacctcccccacccccatccccaccccaacaccaccccctccccctccccccaaacacctccccctcccccctcccccccaaacacccacccccccccctcccccaccccccccaaacacctcccccctcccacctccccccccccaaacacctccccccccccccaccccaccccacccaccccccccccaccccctccccccaacacctcccccccccccccccaaacacctccccccacccctccccctcccccccaaacacctccccctcccccccctccccccaaacacccccctcccccctcccccaaacaccttccccccaccccccccccaccccccaaacaccttcccccctcccccctcccccctcccccccaaacaccttcccccctccccctcccccccaaacaccttccccctccccctccccctcccccccaaacaccttccccctccccctcccccaccccccaaacaccttcccccctccccctcccccccccccaaacaccttccccctccccacccctccccccaaacacctccccctcccccccctccccctcccccccaaacaccttccccctccccctccccctccccccaaacacctccccctccccctcccccaaacaccttcccctccccctccccctccccccaaacacctccccctccccctccccccaaacacctccccctccccctccccccaaacacctccccctccccctccccccaaacaccttccccctccccctccccctccccccaaacaccttccccctccccctcccctcccccaaacacctccccctccccctccccccaaacac is part of the Heptranchias perlo isolate sHepPer1 unplaced genomic scaffold, sHepPer1.hap1 HAP1_SCAFFOLD_288, whole genome shotgun sequence genome and encodes:
- the LOC137310887 gene encoding gametocyte-specific factor 1-like; translation: MNHHITNCVDKKVIEEDFVSSAQRKPCDIPQSTWQCPPPEEDWEKDEDDSSGTFIYGYTNLNRNCIKASSISAYENNNNITAGIRAPKSFPEQLSSSSVRVGSIPFVRPWRIGKGERTVGTTEDSR